A window of Lagenorhynchus albirostris chromosome 11, mLagAlb1.1, whole genome shotgun sequence contains these coding sequences:
- the LOC132529578 gene encoding mitochondrial ribosome and complex I assembly factor AltMIEF1 → MAPWSREAVLSLYRALLRQGRELRYTDRDFYFASIRREFRKNQKLEDPEARERQLEKGLVFLHSKLGGII, encoded by the coding sequence ATGGCCCCATGGAGCCGAGAGGCGGTGCTGAGTCTCTACCGGGCTCTGCTGCGCCAAGGCCGAGAGCTTCGCTACACTGATCGAGACTTCTACTTTGCCTCCATCCGCCGTGAGTTCCGGAAAAATCAGAAGCTAGAGGATCCTGAGGCCCGGGAGAGGCAGCTGGAAAAGGGCCTGGTATTCCTCCACAGCAAACTGGGAGGGATTATTTAG